A stretch of Aristophania vespae DNA encodes these proteins:
- a CDS encoding helix-turn-helix domain-containing protein, whose translation MTKKSSASSEQFLALENDLTHNDALSVLQPLFLYGASCEERLTFAQRVHNYSTKAHKPFVIAQLTTIPRILQEEAFFGNNGQSWINQAQGGTLVVSEIDGLLPTVQQELAKILTSKSPSVRLIMASCHDRSLLLKHSALQSELHFWLETLEMRYCVGSERIKAARYLPAGLQDSGLTGFSAILEPIMRDYVETWLKAEISGLHAHLVAEIERPLIMMTLNHTRGNQLKAAALLGLNRNTLRKKMQDLNIMSGRGEKR comes from the coding sequence ATGACAAAAAAATCTTCTGCCTCTTCTGAGCAGTTTCTAGCTTTAGAAAATGACTTGACTCACAATGATGCTCTCAGCGTATTGCAGCCCTTATTTTTATATGGAGCAAGCTGTGAAGAGCGCCTGACTTTTGCACAACGTGTCCATAATTACAGCACAAAAGCTCACAAGCCTTTTGTTATTGCTCAGCTTACTACAATCCCGCGTATTTTGCAGGAAGAAGCTTTCTTTGGAAATAACGGACAATCCTGGATTAATCAGGCCCAGGGAGGGACTTTAGTTGTTAGCGAGATCGACGGCTTACTACCAACAGTGCAGCAGGAATTAGCAAAAATTCTGACAAGCAAATCGCCTTCTGTACGCTTGATTATGGCAAGCTGTCATGATCGTTCTTTGTTATTGAAGCATTCTGCTCTGCAAAGTGAACTCCATTTTTGGCTCGAAACACTTGAGATGCGTTATTGTGTTGGTTCAGAACGTATAAAAGCAGCCCGCTATTTGCCGGCTGGTTTGCAGGATTCTGGGTTAACAGGATTTTCCGCCATATTAGAACCTATTATGCGGGACTATGTCGAAACGTGGCTGAAAGCAGAAATTAGTGGCCTTCATGCTCATCTTGTTGCTGAAATAGAACGGCCTTTAATTATGATGACATTGAATCACACTCGCGGTAATCAGCTAAAAGCCGCTGCGCTATTAGGTCTTAACCGCAATACATTGCGTAAAAAAATGCAGGATCTCAATATTATGTCAGGTCGTGGAGAGAAAAGGTGA
- the dusB gene encoding tRNA dihydrouridine synthase DusB, with product MAYHSPLRPIKLGNNIILEDPVILAPMSGVTDLPFRRLARELGAGLVVSEMIASWAMVRENETTLRMAKTAGAGGVNATQLTGCDPDAMAEAAKIAVDGGADLIDINFGCPARKVAIGQMAGSFLMRDEILAAKILQATVEAVSVPVTLKMRMGWDHENLNAPRLAQIAEDVGIQLVTVHGRTRQMFYNGKADWAFVRTVKEAVKIPVLVNGDIVTIADAREALAVSGADGVMIGRGCYGRPWFPAQVAASLRQNTDIADPSIEDEKAIVLKHYHMMLDHFGERPGLRLARKHVSWYSVGLPGSASFRAEINRLDKAEEVIETIERFYDTQIMAGIHRDRESMHAKIVA from the coding sequence GTGGCTTATCACTCTCCTCTTAGGCCTATAAAGCTTGGCAATAATATAATTTTGGAAGATCCGGTTATTTTGGCACCCATGTCAGGTGTTACCGACCTTCCCTTTCGCCGCCTGGCACGTGAACTTGGTGCTGGTTTAGTTGTTTCTGAGATGATCGCCTCTTGGGCGATGGTACGTGAAAACGAAACAACATTACGAATGGCAAAAACAGCCGGGGCTGGCGGGGTCAATGCTACACAACTTACAGGTTGTGACCCAGACGCCATGGCCGAGGCTGCCAAAATAGCAGTCGATGGCGGGGCTGATCTTATTGATATTAATTTTGGCTGTCCTGCGCGTAAGGTTGCTATCGGGCAGATGGCAGGCTCTTTTTTAATGCGTGATGAAATTTTGGCAGCTAAAATATTGCAGGCAACAGTAGAGGCTGTTTCTGTCCCAGTCACACTAAAAATGCGTATGGGGTGGGATCATGAAAACCTAAACGCCCCACGGCTGGCACAAATCGCAGAAGACGTTGGTATTCAGCTTGTTACTGTGCATGGTCGTACGCGCCAGATGTTTTATAATGGCAAGGCCGATTGGGCGTTTGTTCGCACAGTAAAAGAAGCGGTGAAAATTCCTGTTTTGGTTAATGGCGATATTGTGACTATTGCTGATGCACGAGAAGCCCTTGCCGTTTCAGGGGCAGATGGAGTCATGATTGGGCGTGGTTGTTATGGAAGACCCTGGTTTCCTGCCCAGGTTGCAGCGTCTTTACGTCAAAATACCGATATTGCAGATCCTTCAATCGAAGACGAAAAAGCAATAGTTCTTAAGCATTATCATATGATGCTTGATCATTTTGGTGAGAGGCCAGGTTTAAGACTCGCACGCAAACATGTTTCTTGGTACTCTGTTGGGCTGCCAGGGTCAGCGTCATTTCGTGCTGAAATTAACCGACTAGATAAGGCTGAAGAGGTTATTGAAACTATAGAGCGCTTTTATGACACTCAGATAATGGCTGGGATACATCGCGACCGTGAATCAATGCATGCAAAGATAGTGGCTTGA